From the Billgrantia sulfidoxydans genome, one window contains:
- the hybE gene encoding [NiFe]-hydrogenase assembly chaperone HybE: MLAPTPEQYRRLNEMAQAWKRRQADAIETAPGYNPQLDVDALCFQVCPDDVAATAGRDYLVGALISPVSLSLVLFPAFATVAAPAEGERRAFALPSGRYPFVAEVLEAELWLWRCQLLDDLSDLETREEGSRLAQRLMDRVMNPEDAA; this comes from the coding sequence ATGCTGGCCCCAACGCCCGAGCAGTACCGGCGCCTGAACGAGATGGCCCAGGCCTGGAAGCGCCGCCAGGCCGATGCGATCGAGACAGCCCCGGGATACAACCCGCAACTCGACGTCGACGCGCTGTGTTTCCAGGTCTGTCCCGATGACGTGGCGGCGACGGCGGGCCGCGATTACCTTGTCGGCGCCCTGATCAGCCCCGTTTCGCTGTCGCTGGTGCTGTTCCCGGCCTTTGCCACCGTCGCGGCACCGGCCGAGGGCGAGCGTCGCGCCTTCGCCTTGCCATCGGGCCGCTACCCCTTCGTCGCCGAGGTGCTGGAGGCGGAACTGTGGCTGTGGCGCTGCCAGCTGCTCGACGATCTCTCCGACCTGGAGACACGCGAGGAGGGCAGCCGCCTGGCGCAACGCCTGATGGACCGGGTGATGAACCCCGAGGATGCCGCTTGA
- a CDS encoding inositol monophosphatase family protein, whose amino-acid sequence MLPQQRLELAVSIAREAGERIVAARQSQSFNQQFKHGQELVTDVDVAVDTLIRDRLDASLPGEQRLSEELAPDREVMRTAEALWVIDPIDGTVNFAHGLHHVAVSIAWVSEGKSRLGVVHAPFLGETYTALCGQGAWRNGKPIHASRTTNLQRCLVGTGFPYRRDSRPPLMRRLMAVLEHCQDVRRNGSAALDLCDVACGRLDAYYESVSPWDFAAGLLIAREAGARTGHLYPCPKGIPEDLYGENLLVSAPEIHAELGDLLRAADANELRPY is encoded by the coding sequence ATGCTCCCCCAGCAACGTCTTGAGCTGGCCGTCTCCATCGCCCGCGAGGCCGGCGAGCGAATCGTGGCGGCCAGGCAGAGCCAGAGCTTCAACCAGCAGTTCAAGCACGGCCAGGAGCTTGTCACCGACGTCGACGTGGCCGTCGACACCCTGATCCGCGACCGCCTCGACGCCAGTCTGCCGGGCGAGCAGCGGCTCAGCGAAGAGCTCGCCCCCGACCGTGAGGTGATGCGCACGGCCGAGGCGCTGTGGGTCATCGACCCGATCGACGGCACCGTCAATTTTGCCCATGGCCTGCACCATGTCGCCGTCTCCATCGCCTGGGTCAGCGAGGGCAAGTCCCGCCTGGGCGTGGTGCATGCCCCCTTCCTCGGCGAGACCTACACCGCCCTGTGCGGTCAGGGCGCCTGGCGCAACGGCAAGCCGATTCATGCCAGTCGCACCACCAACCTGCAGCGCTGCCTGGTCGGCACCGGCTTCCCCTACCGGCGCGACAGCCGCCCGCCGTTGATGCGTCGGCTGATGGCCGTGCTGGAGCACTGCCAGGACGTGCGGCGCAACGGCTCGGCCGCGCTCGACCTGTGCGACGTCGCCTGCGGCCGGCTGGATGCCTATTACGAGAGCGTATCGCCCTGGGACTTTGCCGCCGGCCTGCTGATTGCCCGCGAGGCCGGCGCCCGTACCGGCCACCTCTATCCCTGCCCGAAGGGCATTCCGGAAGACCTGTACGGCGAAAACCTGCTGGTCAGCGCCCCCGAGATCCACGCCGAGCTCGGCGACCTGCTGCGCGCGGCCGATGCCAACGAGCTGAGACCGTACTGA
- a CDS encoding ATP-binding protein, translated as MPTAPPLPLSTPSRNLIRLTIVRGITWTGFLAAVIVGVELLHFELEIAAVIGVIVCMGLVNLFTWWRLGRQWAVNHTEYVIHLLVDVLGLTLLFYLTGGATNPFINYYLVPVTIAAATLPWRYAWIVAASAMASYTLLMWDYHPVPQLTHDQGNEILNLHVLGMWINFGLSAGLVTFFIFKMAHALRSREQALSQTRETALRNEQIVAVATQAAGTAHELGTPLSTMAVLLSEMREDARGNPALEQDVELLRQQVDVCKSRLRHLVESADRRRMAEPEVRDARDWLSGVVQRWLVLRPDVSHRLEIASQRGTPWLKVDTTLDQAITNLLNNAADANPDDIHIGLDWNAQDVVIDIRDHGPGVTLDIADQLGETFVSTKSKGLGIGLFLTHATINRFGGGVRLYNHPDGGTLTEVILPHSEP; from the coding sequence ATGCCTACCGCTCCCCCCCTCCCGCTGTCGACGCCCAGCCGCAACCTGATTCGCCTGACCATCGTACGCGGCATCACCTGGACCGGCTTCCTGGCGGCGGTCATCGTCGGCGTCGAACTCCTGCACTTCGAACTCGAGATCGCAGCGGTGATCGGCGTGATCGTCTGCATGGGCCTGGTCAACCTGTTCACCTGGTGGCGGCTCGGTCGCCAATGGGCGGTCAACCACACCGAGTACGTGATCCACCTGCTGGTCGACGTGCTCGGCCTGACGCTGCTGTTTTATCTCACCGGGGGGGCCACCAACCCCTTCATCAACTATTACCTGGTGCCGGTCACCATTGCCGCCGCCACCCTGCCATGGCGGTATGCCTGGATCGTCGCCGCCTCGGCCATGGCCTCCTACACCCTGCTGATGTGGGACTACCATCCGGTCCCTCAACTGACCCACGACCAAGGCAACGAGATTCTCAACCTGCACGTGCTGGGCATGTGGATCAACTTCGGCCTGTCGGCCGGCCTGGTGACCTTTTTCATCTTCAAGATGGCCCACGCCCTGCGCAGCCGTGAACAGGCCCTGTCCCAAACCCGCGAGACGGCGCTGCGCAACGAGCAGATCGTCGCCGTGGCCACCCAGGCCGCCGGCACCGCCCATGAGCTGGGTACGCCGCTGTCGACCATGGCGGTGCTGCTCAGCGAAATGCGCGAGGACGCCCGCGGCAACCCGGCGCTGGAACAGGATGTCGAGTTGCTGCGCCAACAGGTCGATGTATGCAAGTCGCGGTTGCGCCACCTGGTCGAGAGCGCCGACCGCCGACGCATGGCCGAACCCGAAGTGCGCGACGCCCGCGATTGGCTCAGCGGCGTGGTGCAGCGCTGGCTGGTACTGCGACCGGACGTCAGCCACCGCCTCGAGATCGCCAGCCAGCGCGGCACGCCCTGGCTCAAGGTCGACACGACCCTCGACCAGGCAATCACCAACCTGCTCAACAACGCCGCCGACGCCAACCCCGACGACATCCATATCGGCCTGGACTGGAATGCCCAGGACGTGGTGATCGACATCCGCGACCATGGCCCCGGGGTTACCCTGGACATCGCCGACCAGCTGGGCGAGACCTTCGTCTCGACCAAGAGCAAGGGACTCGGCATCGGCCTGTTCCTCACTCACGCCACCATCAATCGCTTCGGCGGCGGCGTGAGGCTGTATAATCATCCGGACGGGGGGACGCTGACCGAAGTGATCCTGCCACACAGTGAGCCCTGA
- a CDS encoding DUF1338 domain-containing protein: MQREEFLQQLWLDYIHHHPDVGMLRLWPTNAPVEYLTLLTLNQPPFAADDLLPTLGHLGYRPVQRYAMADRGLLVTLLAPPDSGTWLVLAELQLSSLSRQPRDALAALVSRTHPQDTRGKNLLSRGRPWPMPSWDVYRSLYDAHPLAAWFAAMGPSVHHAGFDCARLGNSFEALDAALSAAGLAGNEDRHHGVFPVSPLLQYRFYPTCSQRLAFAEGDEHRICLGGLALMQKRLSSDHERSVELLLPHHTRCELT, from the coding sequence ATGCAAAGGGAAGAATTCCTCCAGCAGCTCTGGCTCGACTACATCCATCACCATCCAGACGTGGGGATGCTGCGCCTGTGGCCGACGAATGCGCCGGTCGAGTACCTGACGCTGCTCACCCTCAATCAGCCTCCCTTCGCTGCCGACGACCTGCTACCCACGCTCGGCCACCTCGGCTATCGCCCCGTACAGCGCTACGCCATGGCCGACCGCGGCCTGCTGGTCACCCTGCTGGCGCCGCCCGACAGCGGCACCTGGCTGGTGCTGGCGGAACTCCAGCTCAGCAGCCTGTCGCGCCAGCCGCGCGATGCGCTCGCTGCGCTGGTCAGCCGCACCCACCCCCAGGATACCCGCGGCAAGAACCTGCTGAGCCGGGGCCGCCCTTGGCCCATGCCCAGCTGGGACGTCTATCGCTCGCTGTACGACGCGCACCCCTTGGCCGCCTGGTTTGCCGCCATGGGGCCGAGCGTACATCACGCCGGCTTCGACTGCGCACGCCTCGGCAACAGCTTCGAAGCGCTCGATGCCGCCCTGTCGGCAGCCGGCCTCGCGGGCAATGAAGACCGTCATCACGGCGTCTTCCCGGTATCGCCGCTGCTCCAGTATCGCTTCTACCCCACCTGCTCACAGCGGCTTGCCTTTGCCGAGGGCGACGAGCACCGCATCTGCCTGGGCGGCCTGGCCTTGATGCAGAAGCGCCTGAGCAGCGACCACGAGCGCAGCGTGGAGCTGCTGCTGCCTCACCACACCCGCTGCGAGCTCACCTGA
- a CDS encoding 3-hydroxybutyrate dehydrogenase, whose amino-acid sequence MPNATTPVPRVALVTGTASGIGEAVVRQFRELGHQVLAVDFNEQAKEKADAAGAAFYQADLTDGEACKGAVAEAIKRFGRVDILVNNAGIQHVSPIEDFPEAKWRQIVDLMLTAPFLLTQAVWPSMRQNGWGRIINIASVHAQVASPGKSAYISAKHGLIGLTKTAALEGGPQGITANAICPAYVKTPLVENQIADQARLHNMDEQDVVEQIMLKNAAVKRLIDPEEVSGLVAYLASDAAGAVSGSSWNIDLGWTAQ is encoded by the coding sequence ATGCCCAATGCAACGACCCCCGTGCCTCGCGTCGCCCTGGTCACGGGCACCGCCAGCGGTATCGGTGAAGCCGTGGTACGCCAGTTCCGCGAGCTCGGCCATCAGGTCCTGGCCGTCGATTTCAACGAACAGGCCAAGGAGAAGGCCGACGCCGCCGGGGCGGCCTTCTACCAGGCCGACCTCACCGATGGCGAGGCCTGCAAGGGAGCCGTCGCGGAAGCGATCAAGCGCTTCGGCCGGGTCGATATCCTGGTCAATAACGCCGGCATCCAGCATGTCTCGCCGATCGAGGATTTTCCCGAAGCCAAGTGGCGGCAGATCGTCGACCTGATGCTGACGGCGCCGTTCCTGCTGACCCAGGCGGTCTGGCCCTCGATGCGCCAGAACGGCTGGGGGCGGATCATCAACATTGCCTCGGTGCACGCCCAGGTCGCCTCGCCGGGCAAGTCGGCCTACATCAGTGCCAAACACGGCCTGATTGGGCTGACCAAGACGGCAGCGCTGGAGGGTGGCCCCCAGGGGATCACGGCCAACGCGATCTGCCCGGCCTACGTCAAGACACCGCTGGTGGAGAACCAGATCGCCGACCAGGCCAGGCTGCACAACATGGACGAGCAGGACGTGGTGGAGCAGATCATGCTCAAGAACGCCGCGGTCAAGCGCCTGATCGATCCAGAGGAGGTCTCCGGCCTGGTGGCTTACCTGGCCTCGGATGCGGCGGGTGCGGTGAGCGGCTCGAGCTGGAACATTGATCTGGGTTGGACGGCTCAGTAA
- a CDS encoding response regulator transcription factor, with translation MQDADTRLLIIDDDEMFCHVLSRAMTRRGYEVLVANDAEQALALARRHRPQLATLDLKLEHSSGLKLLPELLEVMPNCRIVVLTGYSSIATAVEAIKLGAVNYLCKPADADEILVALGREEGDPEAEVADNPPSINRIAWEHIQKVLQEHDGNISATARALGMHRRTLQRKLQKRPVRR, from the coding sequence ATGCAAGATGCCGATACCCGCCTGTTGATCATCGACGACGACGAGATGTTCTGCCATGTTCTCTCTCGCGCCATGACCCGACGCGGCTACGAGGTGCTGGTGGCCAACGATGCCGAACAGGCACTCGCGTTGGCTCGCCGTCACCGCCCCCAGCTGGCCACGCTAGATCTCAAGCTGGAGCACAGCTCGGGGCTGAAGCTGCTGCCGGAATTGCTCGAGGTGATGCCGAACTGTCGCATCGTGGTGCTGACCGGTTACTCCAGCATCGCCACCGCGGTGGAGGCGATCAAGCTCGGCGCGGTGAACTACCTGTGCAAGCCCGCCGATGCCGACGAGATCCTCGTTGCCCTGGGTCGGGAAGAGGGCGATCCGGAAGCCGAAGTGGCCGACAACCCGCCGTCGATCAACCGCATCGCCTGGGAGCACATCCAGAAGGTGCTGCAGGAGCACGACGGCAACATCTCCGCCACCGCCCGCGCCCTGGGCATGCACCGCCGCACCCTGCAGCGCAAGCTGCAGAAGCGGCCGGTGCGGCGCTGA
- a CDS encoding GrxA family glutaredoxin codes for MFVVIFGRPGCPFCVRAQQLAESLESANVIEGHRYVDIWAEGISKADLEKTIGKPVSTVPQVFIDQQHVGGFTEFDRYVRDNALMA; via the coding sequence ATGTTCGTGGTCATCTTCGGTCGTCCCGGCTGCCCCTTCTGCGTTCGTGCCCAGCAGCTCGCCGAGAGCCTGGAAAGCGCCAACGTGATCGAGGGTCACCGCTACGTGGACATCTGGGCCGAAGGCATCAGCAAGGCCGACCTGGAGAAGACCATCGGCAAGCCGGTCTCGACCGTGCCGCAGGTCTTCATCGACCAGCAGCACGTCGGCGGCTTCACCGAGTTCGATCGCTACGTGCGTGACAATGCCCTCATGGCCTGA